Proteins encoded together in one Pogoniulus pusillus isolate bPogPus1 chromosome 18, bPogPus1.pri, whole genome shotgun sequence window:
- the C18H6orf120 gene encoding UPF0669 protein C6orf120 homolog, which translates to MAANWTRILRIFVAAQVLFVVNTFEEEDVPEEWILLHVVQGQIGAGNYSYLRLHHEGKIVLQMRSLKGDADLYVSDMTLHPSFDEYELQSVTCGQDVVHVPAHFRRPVGIGIYGHPSHLESEFEMKVYYDRTVAQYPFGEASYNPEEMEANQKYSQSTEDESQDEESVFWTILIGILKLILEILF; encoded by the coding sequence ATGGCAGCAAACTGGACAAGAATCCTGAGAATATTTGTGGCTGCTCAGGTATTATTTGTGGTAAATACCTTTGAAGAAGAGGATGTACCTGAAGAATGGATTCTTCTTCATGTTGTTCAAGGGCAGATTGGAGCAGGAAACTACAGCTATTTGAGACTACATCACGAGGGAAAGATAGTACTTCAGATGCGGAGTTTAAAAGGCGATGCAGACTTGTACGTATCTGATATGACACTTCACCCAAGCTTTGATGAGTACGAGCTACAGTCCGTAACGTGCGGCCAAGATGTTGTCCACGTGCCCGCACACTTCCGCCGACCAGTGGGAATTGGTATTTATGGTCATCCCTCTCACCTGGAGAGCGAGTTTGAAATGAAAGTATACTATGATCGAACAGTTGCACAGTATCCGTTCGGTGAGGCTTCTTACAACCCCGAGGAGATGGAGGCAAACCAGAAATACTCACAATCTACAGAAGATGAATCTCAGGATGAGGAGTCTGTTTTCTGGACTATACTTATTGGAATCTTAAAGTTAATACTTGAAATTCTTTTTTAA